The sequence TAGGAGAGAGAGGGTtagacctgaaaaaaaatcatagaagttttaaaaaaaaatcataactgcCTTTTCTTCTGGATATTGGCTGTGTTACATGAATGGGATCATTTGGCATAAGAGAATGTGTCTgtcgtggtttaactccagccggcaactaagccccacacagttgctcgctcactcccccctggtgggatggggcagagaatcagaagagtaaaagtgagaaaactcatgggttgagataaagacagtttaacaggtaaagcaaaagccccGCATggagggaaagcaaaagcaaaacaaggaattcattccccacttcccatgggcaggcaggggctcagccatccccaggacagccgggctccatcacacgtaacggtgacttgggaagacaaatgccatcactccaaacgtcccccccttcctccttctcccccagctttatctgctgagcatgatgccacatgGACATTTCTGTGTATCAGCAACAGTAGTTTTCCCTAACCTATTTGTTATGTGCCCACAGATTTCCTGGGAATTCCAGTTCAAATAGAATTTGTGGTTCATTTGtacataagaattttttttttttttcatttgagatgTGAAATGGTAATAAATGGGTTAGATAGAGTATGAAGATAATGGGTAGATTAGAAGGAGTATTAAGTGACTGAATGTAAAATAACTAACTGGATTATTACATGACTGATGGGTTTATTAAACCCTACCACTCAGAGCAATATATTGGAGAAAATTGTAGCCCTAAGTCATTCATCAATGGATAAAACTTGTAAGCATATGAACAAAGGACAACCTATATGAGACCTAAGGTACAACATAGCTATTACTAAATCTAGGAGGTAGTTCTTGATGCACTTAATTTTGTTCTACAAGCATCCTTTTGAAACCTGCGTTTCTTCCTACTTTGAAAGCACTGTTGAAAAGACCTTACTTACTATAGCCAGTGGACATTCTAGCATCACATGCAAATGAGGCTGTAATTTGAAAAGTATTTCTCTAAAACTTCTCTAAAAGCCAGCATGGAGGAGTTGTATATCCTTGCTGGAGAAGCACACAAAAAGAAACTTCTCTGTGTGTTTACTCACTGCAGCCATCCCCACTGGCAGGTTGCAAAATGCACCTCTTGGCTTCCTTTCAAGTTGTGATTCATTTTGACAGCAGTGATGCTAGTTATGTATCACATATAACAAACAGAAAGCTGTTAATGCTGATGTAAAGTCTGATTAAGTGAAATTTTTTGTCTCTGGAGAAAGAACACATGCTGTAAACTCAAGCTGCATACGATGTTCCTGACTCTAACAGCACCTCACTCTGAAATACGCTCACACTGACCTTGAGTACTCACAGCCACAGTGAAGTAGCGTAATGACAGGTTGATCCACTGACAGCTTTTAAAGACTGTTCATATACGCtcttatttttaacagatttatCTCTGACTAAAGCCTCTGCAGATCAAGGATGTTGATTCTTCTGGCTTTCATTATTGTGTTTCACATAAcctcagcagcactgctgttcATCTCAACTATTGACAATGTAAGtgtcatttcttctctttttctctcaaaCACACAGGTGTTTCTTTGCTTCATAAAAATGAAGTTACTCTTCTCTAGTTGTCTTCAACTTGCTTATTGAAAGCACATAACTTTGTTAGGCACACTGGTCTCCTTATACCTTTTTGTAACAAAAATGCCTTGAATACGCATGTTTCTGGTACACATGGATTCCAAGACTATACAAGCCATATATTTGTATGGCATCATGTTACAAGCCCATGTTATGCAGCTAGTCTTCTCCCCTATGAGATGCTTGGCCAGGGAGTATTTACAGATACTACCGTGCTTGCAGGGTGGAGCTATGGGACTTGGTTCAGCTTATTCAGGCACTGTAGTACCATTCTGCATTAAATGTTAACACATCAAAATAGAAATACCACAGGAGGATCTTAATTTGTCACTGGCCACTTCCAGTCCAATGCCATAGGTACATACTGCATCTGCACATTGACACACAGCTACATTAAATTGGGATTAATTCAATTCAGTGTCAGGAACCAGAAGATTTATAAAGGGCTTCTGTTTCATAGATGTGTACCCTGCTAGTTCCTGTGAATTAAAAAATGCTGTGTCTTTAAAGAGCTTTACATACTAAACAGGGTCTGGATGAACAAAGCAGGTGTCTTAAGGAGTGAGCAATCACTGACTATCCAAAATCTCTGCCCGAACAGTTGAAAATCCCTTGTCCTTTGGGATGTTTAAGATTGCTATCTATTCCCTTTTCTACTTCGGACTGgtctaaaatgaaaattacatCTGAATAATAATATACCCCTTATTTCAAAATGACGTTAGATCTCAAATTTAGTTTGAGTGGTTAAGTATCAATAAGGAACAGAAGTTTGTTCTAGCTGATGTATCTGATCAGGAGATACTTGGACAACTAAggagttttgtggggtttttttggtttcttttcctgtaaGAGCCCTTTTATTTTGCAGGCCTGGTGGGTAGGAGATAATTTTTCTACAGATGTCTGGAGAGTGTGTTCCACAAATACTAGCACCTGTATGGCTATTACTGATCAGTTCAGAGGTGAGTGTCTGTGTCCATTTCTCAGATCCTTTATCAGGAGATCTGGGGAAATCGCTATGAAATTTGCAGGAGTAATATCTTTATTCAAAAATCTGCATGCTCTAACTACTCAGGTCTTCTAAAAACTTTAATATTGGCTTCTTACTTCAGAAAAGCAAACTGTTCTAACAATTTAtgtaagaggaaaacagaaggaacTGTCAGGTGCACTTGAAAGCCCAGTGCAAGAGAGTAAATACAAACTAACGAGTGCTGAAgagttctttaaaaattaaatcaggtAAAAACAGTGAAGTAGTCTGAAAGCGTGGCTGAAGTGAGAATTTGCCTCAGAATTGAACTTTAACTTTCAAAGAAGAACCAAAAAATACTGGCTGAGTACAGGAATGGGAGGAAAAGTAGAAGAAAGTCAGAACACAAGCTGGAGTTTTACAAAGAGGACTTAATATACAGCACAGCCTAATATGGCgctttacaaaaaataaatctcaacTGTTACATTTACTTTATTTCTACACTTTCAGTCTTTGTGTATATTAAAGAGGTAGATGATTTGAAGAGCCATGTACCCATAAAGTAGCTTTGCTTTCCAAGCATCGAGCTGGTTTAGGGCATATCTATGCTGCAGTGAGATGATCCATTACGCACAGGCATAGCTAAGCTAACACAAATTTAACGAATTTGCATTTGATGTCTGTATTACTGTACATTCATTGACATTAGGTACCTGAACTAGCGAGACTGTAAGTAGCTCAGGTACATCTGCTGTTCACAGACCCACTAACCGCCGTGTAGCTATGCTAGAGGAGAGGTGCCATAAGGGGCTCATCTGTGTAGCTTCGCTTGTCTGAATGTTGCAGCAAAGTTACACAAAGCAGCTACACGTCGTTACAAATTCATTGGTTACTTCAGCTCCTAGTTACAGGGAAGTAACTGTTGACAGGTTGAACATTGACAGGATGAAAAACCTGAATCAAAGGAATCTTTAGTGCCCAGTGTGGGTATCCTGTCTGGTTACATGGGATTGGATAGAGCTGTCTCCAGGTCTGGCGAGAGGCTCGGGTTTGCACTTGTCAGCCATTTGGGACACCTGGCAGTTTCACTGTGCTCTTAGTATTTTGACGGTAGCAAAGGATGTGGTGTAGGAGGAATAGTCTCTTcggtatttttattgttttatgaaAAGCTTTTGAAAGTCCTTAAACCACTGGCTGTATTAATACCAAGGAAGCAGAGAAGAACCAGCGTAGGCAATGCATGCACAACTGGTGTGCTGTATCTGCTGAACTCCTGCTTATAGAACATGGCTCTGCCCCTCTACTCATTGCAGGAGTAGGCAAAGAGAGAAACTGTACTTTTAATCaaggctgcttttgtttttgcagaaTATCAATCAATTCAGGCTGTTCAGGCCACCATGATCCTATCTACTATTTTCTGTTGTGTGGGATTTCTGGTTTTCATTCTTCAACTCTTCCGCCTAAAGCAAGGAGAAAGATTTGTGTTAACCTCTATTATCCAGCTCCTGTCATGTGAGTGATTTTTCAACACTTGTGACTTTAATGATGTTTACATGAAAGTAGGAAGGCGAAGGGGGAAAATGGTTCAAAAACAATAAGCTGCATGAGAAATTTGTAGGGCTCTTGAGGCCATAGCTTATTCTTCATATTTGTTTAAACTGTGAACTGCTCCATTCGGTACTATTTAGGCAGTTAAAACATGGATGACATCACTGCTCAGAATAAAGTCATTTAAACTTTGAAGGGAAAGAATCTGAGATTCTGAACTTCTTGAACAAGTTAAATAACTCTGTAATTGTTGCAGGCAGGTACTCCCTTAATTTTTTGTTAGTCTTTAAAACTATCCAGATGTTTAGAATCATTTTGTGTTCACTGCAAATGACATAAGTACATAACAGCACTTGAAATTTAATCCATgccaaagaaactgaaaatgtgtCCTGAAATGCTCCCAGTTTAGTTTGAGGATGGAAAATGCGTGTCTGTAAAAAAAAGGATGTTGGTGGAAGCAGCTGATGAAAGAGAGGTGGTGAATAGTTGTTATACATATTGATAATATTTTAAGATGCTAAACtttactgttttcttcctcctccaggtCTGTGTGTTATGATTGCAGCTTCCATTTATACAGATAGGCATGAAGAACTACACAAGAGCCATGAATATAGCATTGAAGTTTCTGAAGGCCAATATGGCTATTCCTTCGTCTTAGCCTGGATTGCATTTGCCTTTACTCTGATCAGCGGTGTTATGTACCTAGTATTAAGGAAGCGTAAATAAATGTCAGCAGCTAGTTATTTCTGTCACTACAGTACAAAACCAAATTCCAGTAACCATTTTGTATATAATCATTTACATGGTTTTGTAGTAAAGGTATTGTTTCTCTAAAAATGTACTGTGTTCTTGAtatgaaacagaattaaaaaaatggcAGGTTTAATGGAAATGCCTGGCACCTACAGGTCAGGGGTCTGAGCAGGACAGAGCCAAGTTGTTTCTTTTACATATTTCATCATCATAAATGGTTTTCCCTTTACTAGACATTAACAGTTTGTTCCTGGCCTTTAGTAGATTACAAATAAAGCCCgtgaaaattaatttgtaagCAATATGCTAACTATATTCCTGGACCAGATGTATTCCTGTGGGATGGGTTAAATACAGGGGGAGTAAAAGATGAGGCCCAGATCACAGTGGAAAGGCAAACAATTATAAAAGCCCAAAGCTGCACTCGGTGCGTCTGTTCTGGCAGAGGACTAGTGTTCTGCTATTTATAATGTGCAGTAAGTGTCATCAAGCTTTTATTAAAACCACTTGCTTTGCAAAAGTAAACAACTCCTTTTTGTACTCCAGAAAATCATTCTCTTTCACATTTAATTTAAGCATACAGAGCTTTTGGCGGGAGAATTTACCGGCAAATTCACTGCACAACTTGGGACTGGAATAGTCTGAGCAGTAACAAATACCCCACTCAAGTGCTCTATCCCTTTATTTTTGCATTGTACATAGTCTTTCTAtaaggaagaaaaggggaaaataaagcattACCTTGCCTACATCTGCAGATTTCTAAGGAAATTAGTGATCAAGCAATGCCAAATTTATGATTTTATGGCCAAACTCAACATGTTTATTACACCAGGCTTTTATTATATAGTGATTTCATGGTTAATATATAATTTACAAAAGCATTCCCCATTAGGAAATTggcctttaaaataaattcctttgtGGATTTTACTTCAAATAAACACTCCTACTAAATAAATCAGAGTGCAATTACTATGCTTATGAATTTCAGGATAGTTTTTCAAGATAAAATGacttggttatttttatttttcaacaattTTGTGAGATGAATCTGTACTGTAATACCAGGCTTAACTGCTCAGCAGTGTAATACTGGCTTTGGCTGATGGTGATTCTGGAGTGGGGAGATCAGTATGGACAATGAATGAAGTGGCTTTTTCTGGTTAGTCACGGCTTTGATGCTTAAATATAGATTTGACTTTGTAAAAGCACTaaccatttatttatttcagtatattCACCACAGCTGGCCCAATATACAgacaataaaaaagtaaataggTTTTGAATGAGGTCTTACACTTAATATAGAACAAATTCATTATTACAAAGTAGTGTAGCTCTATTGAAGTTGATAGTTACTGCATTATACATCAGCTGGTGGTCTGACCCATTCCTTCAGATAATTCATCCTTGATTTCTCACAAAGTAAAACTTCAGGTGAATAAACAGTATAGGAACTGTCTCCAACATGAGTAATAGTTTGTATAGCTCCATATCCATTCCTTGAACGTCCTAAAATGCTTTGGCATGTACTGCTTGTCTTTTGGGAGCAAAGAAAGCCCAACAAGACTGTTGAGAAATTAGACAAGTAAGCAGGACAAcacattaataataatagtaaaaaactCAAATCAGTCTGAGCAAAATGCATTCTCACCAAGTCTAGCATGATGCTAGTattttgtcagggtttttttttcttagtgggAATGCTCTGAACGTCAAGAATTATTatcctactttttaaaaaagtgtttctacAGTTTGCTGAATACGTTTCAgattcaaaacctgaattttgctAGCAAGCATAATTTGTCTTAAATAAGCAGATGCAGGTGTAAGGTTGAAAGTAGACAGACTATTAGCTAGGCATTGTGCTAGTTTTATTCAAACATGAAATGGTAAGGGAAATTCTTAAGCAAATATGGATTAAAGCTAGAAGACAGTCCTGTAAAATTGTAAATTCAGCTGTTATGCCACTGACTTGAAGAGATGCTTCTTCAGTTTCTTGCCTTGATAATGCTCAGGTCATTTATAGAGCAAATATTTAAAGTAAAGATGTATATATACATGAACACACAGCTTAATTCCACAGTAAAACCtttaattaaaagtgaaaagCACATACACCATGCTGTACAAACAGCAGCATACGCATGATGCCACATAGAACAGATGGGAATGTTCTGCATACCAAGAAAACAAATGCCAAACCAGTTTGAACTAGAGTTTTAACAGGACAAACATATTTTAGGATATTCTTTCTACCTGATATGCCTTTAAAATATACCATTTTCTATGCTCTATATATTCTGAAACTGTACAtgaaaataaagttaaaacaAATTCTTGTACTGTAATAGCAAGCTTGATACATTTAGCAATCTGACCTTTCTTTAAGCTTGGGATATATTTACACAATGTTTGATGAGAAATAGTTGAGTATTTGTGTGAACAGGTAAAATTAAATTCTTCCTGCCTGTACTAGAACCACAAGCTGGTTATTTTTGTCCTTTGTTGAAGACCTTCCAGGGTAAGGAGGAAAAATACTAGTGTATTGAACATGTAAGTGTATGATGTCAAAAGAATAGCTACTGAGTAATGCAAGATTCACAGATACTCTGCTAAGTAGTTTACttgtaaaatttgtttttcatCATTTGCAGAAACGGCTGTGTATTTAAGATTAGGTTGTGTGCCTTGACCATGTGAGAAAATAATGTTAGAAATTAACATTAGTTACTTCTATATGTGCTCTGGTCCAAGCTTCAGGTTTGCACTGAGATGAAAACAACACAGATGGGTTTGTGCAGACTGATCCAAAACAACCCCTCCAACTCCCCAGAAACAGTTTCCCAAACCCCATAAAACTTCTGCATCTAATCAcagtgaacaaaagaaaaaagtccaaattattaaaatattcactAGCAGCTGTGAATCTACCTTGACATTTTTTACCCAGCAAGTAAGCATCTGAAAGGAAGTACAGGAAACAATCTTGGAAAATAGGTCAatatactttgtatttttttaatctattccATCCAAGACAAGAGAAATTGAAGTACTTTGCTACTTTTGTGCTACTTTGCTATGAgatgtctttcaaaaaaaaatgcactgcagGTGATAGGAACTGTGCTGCTTAGGCATTAACTGTTTTATTACCCCAGCTACATCAACACTTCATTTTACAAGGTTCTTAATGGCTTCAAAATAATGGAGGGATTACAGCAGTGTTGTCCTGTCTTCAGCATTGTGGAAGCTTGTGCCATTTAGctaaacagacaaaacaaaagaatCCTTCCTATAATTCCTAAAAATAGGAGTAAGATGAGCCACTACCTTTCCAAACACTAAAGAGAGCTAAGATCCCTAAAATCATGGTTCATCAATGCCACTGAAATAAAACGAAGCTGAAAAATGTattctatttttcatttctttatatgTGCAATAATCCTCTCAGAAATAATAACGTGAAAGAAAGCGAAATGTGGAagtaaattagttttaaaagcaaGGCTTCGTTTTCAAAGCTGTAGAAACAAGCTTACAGAATTAACGGAATAAAGTTCGTAAGAGACTGTAACAAGTAGGAAACGGAAATTAATACCATCTGTAGTACAAATAATGCTTTGACTCAGAACTCAAAGCAACTAACCATATAGTACTTAATAGTGGAACAATAGTAGACCACTTGTTAAGGTAGTCTGGGTTTTCTAAAGTGTTTTTTAAGGAGTTACAGACTGTATATGACAAAGTGGTCCGTAACATCCACATACATCTTTTCACTGAACGACAAAGTAGTACTTCTTTGGGATGATAACCTGTGATAAACAGCAAGGCACTGAACGTGGCAAAGCccttgttttgcttattttctcctAATGTGATGCAGAATTGTTACGAAGGTTTTCATGGAAGAGATACAAGCAATCACTGTGTAGGGAAGCACGCTTCAGATCCCTTTCTGTAAGAGTTCATGATTTTGCACATAAGCCTCTTTTAGTTTCAGGATTCTGAGGAGAGTCTCTGCATTCTTCAGCAAGCTCTGGACAAAGAGGGATCCTTACCAGTGGAGGAAGATGTGGAAATTGCCTGAAAGTCTAGGCAGCAAGACAAAACCAGTTGTTATTTAAACAACAATAACAAGCCAGTTACACTACTTTTTATTCACATTAACTTGCTTTACGTAAATATATAAACTTCTGGATTGTTACTGTCTGTACAGTTTCCATACTAACAGGAGTGTCACAGATTACCTGATGTTCATGTATTAATATTCAGCATGTTGCTGACGTTTGGTTTCTATCTGACCAGTAAGACTTTCCCTGAGTAGAAAATACTCCTTACACACTAGTAATAACTTTAAAAACTTGTGTGCTGTCAGAAGGAGCGCTGAAGAGGTTACCATTACATCGAGAGGGATATTTGTTTACTTTGGATCATTATTGCACTAACTGAAGTTCTAGATGGGGGAGGgggtgttcttttttctttttttttcccttaataaaTTTAGCCAAAAAGCCGGAAACCTGTGCATGTACTTAGTTTTAAAACAGGTGTACATTGCACAGATGAGTAAAATTGCAGATGCCTTTATGAAATTCAACTGTTATAATAAGATATGAAACAAACCTGATAACCAAACTATATCATGTCATGCAGATTTTGGTCTATTTTACTGCTGCTGCTTGGAGAAGAAAGCTCATGTTCTAGTTATCTtccaaaaaaaacagaaaagtgaaatgaTATTTCTAAAAAAAGTCAGTTGTGTTACTGTCATAAATGCTAACGTTCAAAAAACTTCAGTTAAACCAAATATGCACACATTGCTAC comes from Strix aluco isolate bStrAlu1 chromosome 15, bStrAlu1.hap1, whole genome shotgun sequence and encodes:
- the EMP2 gene encoding epithelial membrane protein 2, translated to MLILLAFIIVFHITSAALLFISTIDNAWWVGDNFSTDVWRVCSTNTSTCMAITDQFREYQSIQAVQATMILSTIFCCVGFLVFILQLFRLKQGERFVLTSIIQLLSCLCVMIAASIYTDRHEELHKSHEYSIEVSEGQYGYSFVLAWIAFAFTLISGVMYLVLRKRK